The Kaustia mangrovi genome has a segment encoding these proteins:
- a CDS encoding phage tail tape measure protein, translating into MAERIDGLEVAIGLDASHFKSELDELGKLGDAFGTSLTKAFTGAVTGGKALSDVMRSLALSLSSKALSAALQPLGDGLGGLFSSLFGAVLPSARGNVVANGVLKPFAQGGVVGGPTLFPMRGGNVGLMGEAGAEAIMPLARGADGRLGVRAEGGGRAVTLNLNIQAQDAESFRRSQSQVAALVSRAVDRGMRNL; encoded by the coding sequence ATGGCGGAACGGATCGACGGGCTCGAAGTGGCCATCGGCCTCGATGCCTCGCATTTCAAGTCGGAGCTCGACGAGCTCGGCAAGCTCGGCGACGCCTTCGGCACGTCCCTCACCAAGGCGTTCACCGGTGCGGTGACGGGCGGGAAGGCACTGAGCGACGTCATGCGCTCGCTCGCGCTGTCGCTGTCGAGCAAGGCGCTGTCGGCGGCGCTGCAGCCGCTCGGCGACGGGCTGGGCGGGCTGTTCTCCAGCCTGTTCGGCGCCGTCCTGCCGAGCGCGCGGGGCAATGTCGTGGCGAACGGCGTGCTCAAGCCCTTCGCCCAGGGCGGCGTCGTGGGCGGGCCGACCCTCTTTCCCATGCGCGGCGGCAATGTGGGGCTCATGGGCGAGGCGGGGGCGGAGGCGATCATGCCGCTCGCGCGAGGCGCCGATGGCCGGCTCGGCGTGCGTGCCGAGGGCGGCGGCCGGGCCGTCACGCTCAATCTCAACATCCAGGCGCAGGATGCCGAGAGCTTCCGGCGCTCCCAGTCCCAGGTCGCAGCGCTCGTCAGCCGCGCCGTCGATCGCGGCATGCGGAATCTCTGA
- a CDS encoding rcc01693 family protein has product MSAGARFPWRALMGAGLGALRLAPPVFWAMTPRELMVALHGAGLADGGAAPPARADLDALMSRFPDR; this is encoded by the coding sequence ATGAGCGCCGGCGCCCGATTTCCCTGGCGTGCGCTCATGGGCGCCGGGCTCGGCGCGCTGCGCCTGGCGCCGCCGGTCTTCTGGGCGATGACACCGCGCGAGCTGATGGTGGCGCTTCACGGGGCCGGCCTTGCCGATGGCGGCGCCGCGCCCCCGGCGCGTGCCGATCTCGACGCGCTGATGTCGCGCTTTCCTGACCGATGA
- a CDS encoding gene transfer agent family protein, which produces MANRHRGEIEAELDGRRWTLCLTLGALAELESAYDGADLMALVDRFETGRIRASDAVLVIAAGLRGAGHEVTDEEVRAFRVEGGAAGYVAIVADLLRATFAHEDGADGAQ; this is translated from the coding sequence ATGGCGAACAGACATCGAGGCGAGATCGAAGCCGAGCTCGACGGGCGGCGCTGGACGCTGTGCCTGACGCTCGGGGCGCTGGCCGAGCTCGAAAGCGCCTATGACGGCGCCGACCTGATGGCGCTGGTGGACCGTTTCGAGACGGGACGTATCCGGGCGAGCGACGCCGTCCTCGTCATCGCAGCGGGCCTGCGCGGCGCCGGCCACGAGGTCACCGACGAGGAGGTCCGGGCGTTCCGCGTGGAGGGCGGCGCGGCGGGCTATGTGGCGATTGTCGCGGACCTCCTGCGCGCGACCTTCGCCCACGAGGACGGGGCGGACGGCGCACAATGA
- a CDS encoding phage major tail protein, TP901-1 family yields the protein MTAQKGRDLLLKTDSSGTGSFTTVAGLRTHALSFNAQTVDITHAESAGAWRELLAGAGIKSASIRGQGLFKDDASDVLVRQFMFDGTIRDWQVIIPDFGTVSGPFQVTALEYSGQHDGELTFELALESAGLLSFAAA from the coding sequence ATGACAGCCCAGAAGGGACGCGATCTCCTGCTCAAGACCGACAGCAGCGGGACGGGCAGTTTCACGACGGTTGCGGGATTGCGCACCCATGCGCTCTCCTTCAACGCGCAGACGGTGGACATCACCCATGCGGAATCGGCCGGCGCCTGGCGCGAGCTCCTGGCGGGTGCCGGCATCAAGTCCGCGAGCATCAGAGGCCAGGGCCTATTCAAGGACGACGCCTCCGACGTCCTCGTGCGTCAGTTCATGTTCGACGGCACGATCCGCGACTGGCAGGTGATCATCCCCGATTTCGGTACGGTGAGCGGCCCGTTTCAGGTGACGGCGCTCGAATATTCCGGCCAGCACGACGGCGAGCTGACCTTCGAGCTGGCGCTCGAATCCGCCGGCCTCCTGTCGTTCGCGGCGGCGTGA
- a CDS encoding DUF3168 domain-containing protein, whose protein sequence is MTASPAWALQAALFAHLAAHADLMALLGGVHLHDDVPEEAAFPYVTLGDTETRDWSTQTRRGHEHRVTLHVWSRHKGRREVQAIIAALDDALDGAAPSLDGHVLVNLRTVFWHALRDTDGETYHGIVRLRAVTEPAA, encoded by the coding sequence ATGACGGCAAGTCCGGCCTGGGCGCTGCAGGCGGCGCTCTTCGCGCATCTCGCGGCGCATGCCGACCTCATGGCGCTGCTCGGCGGCGTGCATCTCCACGACGACGTGCCCGAGGAGGCCGCCTTCCCCTACGTCACGCTCGGCGACACCGAGACGCGCGACTGGAGCACCCAGACCCGCCGCGGCCACGAGCACCGCGTGACGCTCCATGTGTGGTCGCGCCACAAGGGCAGGCGGGAGGTCCAGGCCATCATCGCCGCGCTCGACGACGCGCTCGACGGGGCCGCGCCGTCTCTCGACGGCCATGTGCTCGTCAATCTGCGCACGGTGTTCTGGCACGCGCTCCGGGACACCGACGGCGAGACCTATCACGGCATTGTCCGCCTGAGGGCGGTCACCGAACCGGCGGCGTGA
- a CDS encoding phage head closure protein, with protein sequence MSRIGAMRHRLRLEAPQRVADGGGGAEIVWQPVAELWAEIAPASPRDTVRAEKISAEVSHRIALRHRDDVTAAMRFRADDRVFDIVAHYDPDERRRRLVCLVRERLTP encoded by the coding sequence GTGAGCCGTATCGGGGCCATGCGCCACCGGCTCCGGCTGGAGGCGCCGCAGCGCGTGGCCGATGGCGGGGGCGGTGCCGAGATCGTCTGGCAGCCTGTCGCGGAGCTATGGGCGGAGATCGCCCCGGCCTCGCCGCGCGACACGGTGCGGGCGGAAAAGATCTCCGCCGAGGTCAGCCACCGCATCGCGCTTCGCCATCGCGACGACGTGACGGCGGCCATGCGGTTCAGGGCCGACGACCGGGTGTTCGACATCGTGGCCCATTACGACCCCGACGAGCGGCGCCGGCGGCTCGTCTGCCTCGTCCGGGAGCGGCTCACGCCATGA
- a CDS encoding head-tail connector protein, whose amino-acid sequence MTTMLNLGPADEPVSLADAKAHLKVDDSNEDQLVQALVTAARAHLELATRRAFLTQSWSLFLDRWPEGGTVSLPFGPVQSVDAVRLYDEGGTATTLAGSEYVVDTASLPARVARPGHDGWPGRATRALNGIEIMFTAGFGAAPGDVPAPLRQAILQLVAHWFEHREPLAFDGAAIEMPATVKALIAPYRMVSL is encoded by the coding sequence ATGACCACCATGCTCAATCTCGGACCGGCGGACGAGCCGGTCAGCCTCGCGGATGCGAAGGCGCATCTGAAGGTGGACGATTCCAACGAGGACCAGCTCGTCCAGGCGCTCGTCACGGCGGCGCGGGCGCATCTGGAGCTCGCCACCAGGCGGGCCTTCCTGACGCAGAGCTGGTCGCTGTTCCTGGATCGCTGGCCGGAGGGCGGCACCGTCTCCCTGCCGTTCGGGCCCGTCCAGTCGGTCGATGCCGTGCGCCTGTATGACGAGGGCGGTACGGCGACGACGCTCGCCGGGAGCGAATATGTCGTCGACACGGCCAGCCTGCCGGCGCGCGTCGCCCGGCCCGGTCACGATGGCTGGCCGGGCCGGGCGACACGGGCCCTCAACGGCATCGAGATCATGTTCACGGCGGGGTTCGGCGCGGCGCCGGGCGATGTGCCGGCACCGTTGCGCCAGGCGATCCTCCAGCTCGTGGCGCACTGGTTCGAGCATCGCGAGCCGCTCGCCTTCGACGGGGCGGCCATCGAGATGCCGGCGACCGTCAAGGCGCTCATCGCGCCCTACCGCATGGTGTCGCTGTGA
- a CDS encoding phage major capsid protein, which yields MTQTQSTPALETKVAGAPANGDLTGAFDEFMQAFEAFKDANDDRLTEIERRMAADVVTEEKVQRINTALDEYKRVVDDLALKAHRPGLEHGGGDAGRNAHAGEHKAAFQAYVRKGEAHNLTALEAKALSVGSDPDGGYLVPEETEAEIGRMLASASPIRAIAGVRQVSGSVYKKPFATSGAATGWVGETDARPETAAPTLAELQFPTMELYAMPAATQSLLDDAAVNIDQWIAEEVQTVFAEQEGAAFVNGDGVAKPRGFLDYPVVDDGSWSWGSLGTVATGVDGGLPASDAGDVLIDLVYALKSGYRQNAHWVMNRKTQAEIRKIKDADGNYLWQPAAQAGGAATLMTAPIAEAEEMPDIGSDALAVAFGDFRRGYLIVDRLGVRILRDPYSSKPYVLFYTTKRVGGGVQNFEAIKLLKFGVS from the coding sequence ATGACCCAGACCCAGTCCACCCCGGCGCTCGAGACCAAGGTGGCCGGCGCGCCCGCCAATGGCGACCTGACCGGCGCCTTCGACGAGTTCATGCAGGCCTTCGAGGCCTTCAAGGACGCCAATGACGACCGGCTGACCGAGATCGAGCGCCGCATGGCGGCCGATGTGGTGACGGAGGAGAAGGTCCAGCGCATCAACACCGCGCTCGACGAGTACAAGCGCGTCGTCGACGATCTCGCCCTCAAGGCGCACCGGCCCGGCCTGGAGCATGGCGGGGGCGATGCCGGCCGCAACGCCCATGCCGGCGAGCACAAGGCTGCCTTCCAGGCCTATGTCCGCAAGGGCGAGGCGCACAATCTGACGGCGCTGGAGGCGAAGGCGCTGTCGGTCGGCTCTGACCCCGATGGCGGCTATCTGGTGCCGGAGGAGACGGAGGCGGAGATCGGCCGCATGCTCGCCTCGGCCTCGCCCATCCGCGCCATTGCCGGCGTGCGCCAGGTCTCCGGCTCCGTCTACAAGAAGCCCTTTGCGACGTCGGGGGCTGCGACCGGCTGGGTGGGCGAGACCGATGCCCGGCCCGAGACCGCCGCGCCGACGCTGGCCGAGCTCCAGTTCCCGACCATGGAGCTCTATGCCATGCCGGCGGCGACCCAGAGCCTGCTCGACGACGCCGCGGTCAATATCGACCAGTGGATCGCCGAGGAGGTCCAGACCGTCTTCGCCGAGCAGGAAGGCGCAGCCTTCGTCAATGGCGACGGCGTGGCCAAGCCGCGCGGCTTCCTCGACTATCCCGTCGTCGATGACGGGAGCTGGAGCTGGGGCAGCCTCGGCACTGTGGCCACCGGCGTCGATGGCGGCCTTCCCGCAAGCGATGCCGGCGACGTGCTCATCGACCTCGTCTATGCGCTGAAGAGCGGCTACCGCCAGAACGCGCACTGGGTGATGAACCGCAAGACGCAAGCCGAGATCCGCAAGATCAAGGACGCCGACGGCAACTATCTGTGGCAGCCGGCGGCCCAGGCGGGCGGGGCGGCGACGCTGATGACCGCCCCGATCGCGGAAGCCGAGGAGATGCCCGATATCGGCTCCGACGCGCTCGCGGTGGCCTTCGGCGACTTCCGCCGCGGCTATCTGATCGTCGACCGGCTGGGCGTCAGGATCCTGCGCGATCCCTATTCGAGCAAGCCCTATGTGCTGTTCTACACGACCAAGCGCGTCGGCGGCGGCGTGCAGAACTTCGAGGCGATCAAGCTTCTGAAGTTCGGTGTGAGCTGA
- a CDS encoding HK97 family phage prohead protease — protein sequence MDGVITPAAPSRARTGRVGRASVDGEGVFEGYASLFGTPDLGGDVVLRGAFQRSLARRPPGAVRMLFQHDPAEPVGVWLAMREDGHGLHVRGRLADGVARARELASLIRAGGVDGLSIGFRTVTARRRSGQALRELAALDLWEISIVTFPLHPGARIAPARPAAPAATLARRMQATAFRLQRELQ from the coding sequence ATGGACGGTGTGATCACGCCGGCCGCGCCGTCGCGCGCGCGGACCGGGCGCGTCGGACGCGCATCGGTGGACGGGGAGGGCGTCTTCGAGGGCTATGCCAGCCTGTTCGGCACGCCCGATCTCGGCGGCGACGTGGTGCTTCGCGGCGCCTTTCAACGCTCGCTCGCCCGAAGGCCTCCGGGGGCGGTGCGCATGCTGTTTCAGCACGACCCGGCAGAGCCTGTCGGCGTGTGGCTCGCAATGCGCGAGGACGGCCACGGGCTCCATGTGCGCGGTCGGCTGGCGGACGGGGTGGCCCGGGCGCGCGAGCTTGCGAGCCTGATCCGCGCGGGCGGTGTCGACGGGCTCTCCATCGGCTTTCGCACGGTGACCGCCAGGCGGCGCTCCGGACAGGCCCTGCGCGAGCTCGCCGCGCTCGATCTCTGGGAGATCTCCATCGTGACCTTTCCCCTCCATCCCGGCGCACGGATCGCGCCGGCCCGTCCGGCGGCACCCGCCGCCACCCTCGCCCGGCGCATGCAGGCGACGGCCTTCCGACTTCAACGTGAACTGCAGTGA
- a CDS encoding phage portal protein translates to MGRAHRPPAPPERKMSRTGPVIALHSQGRPVWTPRNYADLTREGFSQNAVGYRCVRMIAEAAASVSWLLYEGEREHASHPFLALLAEPNPAQGGAMLMETFYGHLQVSGNAYLEAVAIGGAVRELHVLRPDRMKVVPGGNGWPEAYEYGANGQTVRFRQDGAGGPVPPILHARLFNPGNDHYGLSPFEAAARSTDIHNAAGVWNKALLDNAARPSGALVYTGPDGDHNLSEEQFSRLKHELESAYQGAANAGRPLVLEGGLDWKSMGFSPKDMDFIEAKHVAAREIALAFGVPPMLLGIPGDNTFANYAEANRTFWRQTVLPLVARTAQALTNWLAPAYGGDLRLWYDADRVDALSGEREALWDRVERSSFLTVNEKRAAVGYEPVEGGDRLSPASSG, encoded by the coding sequence ATGGGCCGCGCGCACAGACCGCCTGCGCCGCCGGAGCGCAAGATGAGCCGGACGGGGCCCGTGATCGCCCTGCACAGCCAGGGCCGGCCCGTCTGGACGCCGCGCAACTATGCCGACCTGACCCGGGAGGGCTTCTCCCAGAACGCGGTCGGCTATCGCTGCGTGCGCATGATCGCGGAGGCGGCCGCCAGCGTCTCCTGGCTGCTCTACGAGGGCGAGCGCGAGCATGCGAGCCATCCCTTCCTGGCGCTGCTCGCCGAGCCGAACCCGGCCCAGGGCGGCGCGATGTTGATGGAGACCTTCTACGGCCATCTGCAGGTCTCCGGGAACGCCTATCTGGAGGCCGTCGCCATCGGCGGCGCGGTGCGCGAGCTCCATGTGCTGCGCCCCGACCGGATGAAGGTCGTGCCGGGGGGCAATGGCTGGCCGGAGGCGTACGAATACGGCGCCAACGGGCAGACTGTCCGGTTCCGGCAGGACGGGGCGGGAGGCCCCGTGCCGCCCATCCTCCATGCGCGCCTGTTCAATCCGGGCAACGACCATTACGGGCTGAGTCCCTTCGAGGCGGCCGCGCGCAGCACCGATATCCACAATGCCGCCGGGGTCTGGAACAAGGCGCTGCTCGACAATGCGGCCAGGCCCTCCGGCGCGCTCGTCTATACCGGCCCCGACGGCGACCACAACCTCAGCGAGGAGCAGTTCTCCCGCCTCAAGCACGAGCTGGAGAGCGCCTATCAGGGGGCGGCGAATGCCGGGCGGCCGCTGGTGCTGGAAGGCGGGCTCGACTGGAAATCCATGGGCTTCAGCCCGAAGGACATGGACTTCATCGAGGCCAAGCACGTGGCCGCCCGCGAGATCGCGCTGGCCTTCGGCGTGCCGCCCATGCTGCTCGGCATTCCCGGCGACAACACCTTCGCGAACTATGCCGAGGCCAACCGCACCTTCTGGCGCCAGACGGTCCTGCCGCTCGTGGCGCGCACCGCACAGGCGCTGACCAACTGGCTCGCCCCCGCCTATGGCGGCGATCTGCGGCTGTGGTACGACGCCGACCGGGTGGACGCGCTGTCGGGCGAGCGCGAGGCGCTGTGGGACCGGGTGGAGCGCTCGAGCTTCCTGACGGTGAACGAGAAGCGCGCCGCCGTCGGCTACGAGCCCGTCGAGGGCGGCGACCGCCTTTCGCCGGCGTCGTCCGGCTGA
- a CDS encoding DNA-packaging protein produces the protein MRLRSALRNCPSRTRLETFAATLDADDIALMERDWALWGRLDQLPPDIRGGMAGWTVWVLLGGRGAGKTRAGAEWIRAQALGIAPMAEVPASRIALVGQTMGDARSVMVEGVSGLLAVHGDGERPLFEPSRRQLTWPNGCIAQLFSAEEPDALRGPQFDVAWCDELAKWRNGDAAWDMLQFALRLGHRPRQVVTTTPRAVPLLKRLMAQERTVVSRASTRDNKHNLAPGFLEAVVARYEGTRLGRQELDGELIEDDPHALFRRDAIEGARISRAPELARIVVAVDPPVTSGEGANACGIVCAGRGLDGRAYVLADGTVERASPMRWARAAVALYRAFCADRLVAEVNQGGDLVAAVMHEADPGIPVRCVRASRGKRVRAEPVAALYEQGRVSHAGTFPELEDEMCAFDSILAARGRSPDRVDALVWALTELMLSRTHGAPKVRTL, from the coding sequence ATGCGCTTGCGCAGCGCCTTGCGGAACTGTCCGAGCAGGACGCGTCTTGAGACTTTCGCGGCGACGCTCGATGCCGACGACATCGCGCTCATGGAACGCGACTGGGCGCTATGGGGCCGCCTCGACCAGCTCCCGCCCGACATTCGCGGCGGCATGGCCGGCTGGACCGTCTGGGTCCTGCTCGGCGGGCGCGGCGCGGGAAAGACCCGGGCCGGCGCGGAATGGATCAGGGCTCAGGCGCTCGGCATCGCGCCCATGGCGGAGGTGCCGGCGAGCCGCATCGCGCTCGTCGGCCAGACCATGGGGGATGCGCGGAGCGTCATGGTGGAGGGCGTCTCCGGCCTTCTCGCGGTCCATGGCGATGGCGAGAGGCCGCTCTTCGAGCCGTCGCGGCGCCAGCTTACCTGGCCGAATGGCTGTATCGCCCAGCTTTTCTCCGCGGAGGAGCCCGACGCGCTGCGCGGCCCGCAGTTCGATGTCGCCTGGTGCGACGAACTCGCCAAGTGGCGCAACGGGGATGCCGCCTGGGACATGCTGCAATTCGCCCTGCGCCTCGGCCACCGCCCGCGTCAGGTCGTCACGACGACGCCGCGGGCGGTGCCGCTTCTCAAGCGCCTCATGGCGCAGGAGCGCACCGTGGTCAGCCGCGCGTCGACACGGGACAATAAGCACAATCTCGCCCCGGGCTTCCTGGAGGCGGTGGTCGCGCGCTACGAGGGCACGCGGCTCGGCCGGCAGGAGCTCGATGGCGAGCTGATCGAGGACGACCCGCATGCCCTGTTCCGGCGCGACGCCATCGAGGGCGCGCGCATCTCGCGGGCGCCGGAGCTTGCCCGCATCGTGGTCGCCGTCGACCCGCCGGTCACGAGCGGGGAGGGGGCGAATGCCTGCGGCATCGTCTGCGCCGGGCGCGGGCTCGACGGGCGGGCCTATGTGCTGGCCGACGGCACCGTGGAGCGGGCCTCGCCAATGCGCTGGGCGCGGGCCGCGGTCGCGCTCTACCGCGCCTTCTGCGCCGACCGGCTCGTGGCGGAGGTCAATCAGGGCGGAGACCTCGTCGCGGCGGTGATGCACGAGGCCGACCCCGGCATTCCTGTCCGGTGCGTGCGCGCCTCGCGCGGCAAGCGGGTGCGCGCGGAACCGGTCGCGGCCCTCTACGAACAGGGGCGCGTCAGCCATGCGGGCACCTTTCCGGAGCTCGAGGACGAGATGTGCGCCTTCGACTCCATCCTCGCCGCGCGCGGCCGCAGCCCCGACCGGGTGGACGCGCTCGTCTGGGCGCTCACCGAGCTGATGCTGTCGCGCACGCACGGCGCGCCCAAGGTCCGCACGCTCTGA